Genomic DNA from Triticum dicoccoides isolate Atlit2015 ecotype Zavitan chromosome 4B, WEW_v2.0, whole genome shotgun sequence:
gattttaggcaagatgaccgtcaccttggatctcactactatctttgctatgctagttgtgtcgatgctattgctatgtcgcactacctaccaattgtttatcaagcctcccaaatttccatgacagtctctaaccttttccaccttcctagcaaaccgttgtttggctgtgttaccactttgctcagccactcttatagcgttgctagttgcaggttgttccatgttggtgcatggatatcttgggatatcacaatatatctttttctaattaatgcacatatatacttggtaaagggtggaaggctcggccttttgcctagtgctttgttccactcttgtcgccctagtttccgttatgatgagcatcatgaaattggtgatgaagaagggttggtgatgatcggactcaagatctgccctcccgatgaagaataggaggtggcgacggctctgtatcgtaaaacgcaatgaaacttcttcttttattttttttctcgggGGAAAGGAATTTATAGGCTTGagattagggtcagcggagccacgtgggccccacaaggtaatagggcccagggggtgggcgcaccctattGCCTTGTGGGCAACTAGTGGCCTCCTTCAGTGGatctttgctccagtattttttatgtatACCATAAAAAGTCTCCAGAAAGTTTCGTGTAatttcgagaacttctatttctgcacaaaaacaacatcaagATAGTTCagctaaaaatagcgtcagtccaggttagtttcattcaaatcatgcaaattagggccaaaacaagagcaaaagtgtctggaaaagtagatacgatggagacatatcaatggcagtgactggagaactctgtcaatcgctACTTCATCTGAAAGATTAACCCTCAACTGATTCAAGCATTGAGgtatccagacattttgagtacgtGCTCACTAACGgagttgttctcctccatcttgcagctaaagCACTTGTCGGAGGTGCCATACCTCTCAACTCGGCCGTGagcctgaaatatcaatttcagctcCTAGAACacctcatatgctctgtggtgctcaaaaaagtctttggagccccggttctaagtcgtaaagcatagcacactgaactatcatgtagtcatcattccttatctgccagatgttcatagcgTCTAGGTTTGCGGGAGCGGGTGGCACACCTAGCGGTATATCAAGAACATAGGCCTTCTATGCAgaagtgaggataatcctcaaattaagGACCCAGTTTGcgtagttgcttccatcatctttcaacttagctttctctatgaacgcattaaaattcaagggagctacaacgcgagcccttgatctacaacataatttgcaaagacatttagactatattcatgataatttggttcaaataatcaaattactagtgaactcccacttaaatcaacatccctcaagttgtctaagtgtaacatgatccaaatcaactaccgatgtccgatcatcatgtgagatggggtcgtcatcaatggtgaacatcttcatgttgatcatatctactatatgactcatgttcgaaccAAGTATTAcgcatgtgtaaaactggcttacacccgttgtatacgAACGtaaaatctatcacacccgatcatcacgaggtgcttcaaaacgacgaactttcgtaatagtgcatacttagggagaaaaacacattttatcttgaaattaagtgaagggatcatcttataatgctaccattgtCCTAAGAAAAAAAGATGCATGGAAAATAAACATCACATTCaatcaatatgtgacatgatatggtcattatcatcttgtgattttgatctccatctccaaagcactcgcatgatctccatcgtcaccagcatggcaccatgatctccgtcatcatgTTGTCATGTGGTTAGCTCCGCCAACTATTGCTAATTCATAGCAATAGAGTAAAGCAAATACATGGCATTTAAATATTGACAAGTCATACAATAAAATAAATACAGCCCTATTGGTTTCTGCAGGTTGTTGTACTCGTCGACATGCAAATCAtgaacctattacaaaacatgatcatcttatacatcaacatatactccctccgtccgaaaatacttgtcatcaaaataaataaaaaggaatgtatctagacgtattttagtttaagatacatctctttttatccattttgatgacaagtattttcggtcgCAGGGAGTATCACATAACGTTTtggtcataccacatcacaacatgccttaccGTAAACAACTTGTAGGATGCAGTggcggagccaagggggggagcagtggcctgccccccccccccctaacgATCGACAAATACTCGGAAGCGACGAGTAATCAGCGACCAGATTTGGTGAATATATGTACTTGGCCCCCCTTAACTCCAACGGAGAGtataaaatctgaaaagaaaaaggCCCATAAGAGAGCCCACGCATGGCCATGGCCTGCCTCCTCGGCTCTCCAACCCGTTAGCCCCTCTGTCGTTCCTTAAAAAGGCCTCGACATGATTAACATGTGACCTGAGGCCATTAGCGTTGCCGGCGGCCGCCACCTCATGCACTTCTAACTCACAAGGTCGATTAAATATTTCTCAAGAAAAAAACAAGGTCGATTAAATCAGGGGGCACCAGCTGCGCGACAGGCAAATCGTCCTACAGATACAACATGTCAATTCTCTAGTGGTTCAGCTCCAAGGTTAGCACCATCAACTGTCTACTAAGCCCTCCGAATTCTCGTTTAATATGAGTTGAAATTGCACATTAAATTTTAATTATTTTGATGGTGTGATTTATACAATGCTAATTCATTTGTAATTTCCTTTGATTGTCTGATCTATGATGTGGTAATGAAGAGTAAAACACGGCTAACACTACAAAAATAATTCAATTTTTAAGTATGTTGTTTAGAGATCTCAGCATAATGAAATTGTTAACAAGGCTAACGCGGAAGTTACCAATCCATGTGCAGTGGGAGATGATTTGCTTCAAAATTACATGATAATATACATTGATAGAGAATTACCTAGCAACTAAGTTATCTTCCGATGAAAGTATTTTTATTTCGATCTTATTGGCAATTGTAGAGACAAATTTAAATTAATATAAATTTAGCTATGTTTTAGTAGTGTTGACACAAAACAGTACTATAGTATAGGGTAATTTTTTTGTTTGCATTGCACGACTTATTTTTGCCAACTTGGACTGGCCCCCCTATACCTAAattctggctccgcccctggtAGGATGACATGACATACCCATGGGGTTTTTGCAAGCGGTGCCATAGGCCCAAAGTGTTTCATTCAGCTTCCTTGCCCAGTCTTTCCTAGACTTTGCACCGTCTTCTATAATATTGTCTTTATTTCTCGGTTTGAGAGTTCAACTTGACACAAACATATGTGCTAGTATACACTTAAGTGGCTTGCCATCTATTCTTGCACTGTAGATTCAGATTCTATCCTAGTCGTTCCCGTTTCATGTTCTATTGGAGGTTTAAACCTTTGTAATCCATAGATCGATGTGTGTTGACAGAAACAAAAAGGTTAATTCATAACAAGAGCAAATCTTGGTACCGCTAGTTTTTCGCTGCTCTACGTACCACGCGCGGTGCATGCGCTGCTGAAGGAACCGTGTCTCCCCGCCGGACGTTAGGATTCTGTGCGCACGCTATCTTAGATTTTCCCATTAATCTTTCAGCAATTCTTTTTTTTTACAGTAATCTTTCAGCAATTCGTTACGTTATATTCTCACTTGTAGGGTGCTGATACGAGTTATTTCAGCAATTCAGCAATTTGGTTTGGTTTGATTATTATTCTTGAAGATATTCCGTGAGAGAAGATATGGAACCGCACGGCAAGGGATGCATGATATTTCAATGTTTCCGATCTTAAAAGTTAAATTGctcaccaaaatttattgattccttTCATTTGAcctacactatataaggggtcgcTAGGTAAATGGTACCAGTAATGGATTCTCAAAAACAAAACTAAATCTGAAAGAAAAATACTTTGTGCAGACAAACAGTTCACCAATTGCCTACAGGCACCAGATAATCCATCAAACACTTCACCTTTTTCTTGCCTCTCAGTTTCCGAAATGCACCCGATTCGATCTGCCGAATCCTCTCCCTGCTGACACCCATGATGTTGCCAATCTCCTGCAAAGTTCTTATCCTACCATCATCGATTCCAAACCTAAGCTTGACAACTTGTCTCTCACGTGGGCTCAGAGTATCCAGTGCCTGATGCACATCTTTCTTCATTGACATTCTATTCAGCATTTCTTCAGCTGTCTCAGCGCTGGGATCAGCTGTGACCTCCTGAAAATGGGAGCACGTTCTTGTTTGAGTTCTATATACAGCAAGCGCGGGTGAGATACAAAATACAAACGAGACGGTACCTGGTAAGTCATGTCTGTGCTTCCAATTTTGCTATCAAGGGATACACTATACTTCGGGAGGTTCACTGCTGCTTCGACACGTTTGACTGGCATACCAGTGTCCACTGCTATTTCCTCATTAGAGGGTCGCCTTTTAAGTTTACGGCGAAGTCGTTTTGTGCACTCCTTCACACGATAACTTGCCTCAACCATGTGAGCCTGGTAATCAGAATAAACCAGCGTAAGAAATATTGCAGCTAAGAGAACCAGCATTGATAAAATACAAGTATCAAATACAAATTAGCATTCATTCCTGCCGTCTGGTAAGATCCATGCCCACTGTCtggtaagttgaagcaaatgaactgAGACGGTCTCAGAGAATCATACACAAATCGTAGTTAACCGGAATCATCAATTAACAGAGAATATTAAAAGAGAAAGTCGACAGGAGTAATATTGCAGTGATGCAATGTCTTTTCACTCTATGAAACGAAAAAAGACAACACTAACTGCCAAAAGTACCAAAGACGTCTGACCCAAGTAATACCCGTAATCATCATATGAATCATTCTTTCTCCTGCTCCCACGACCTAGGCGACAGGCGGTAGCCGGTCTACCCTACTCCCCGGTGAGACCCAGTGCCCCCTCTTCCTCTGCTGTGCTCAAGCGCCGGGGGGGCCAGGGACTCTAGGGCTTTGGTCCGGTGGTGGTGGTAGGGTTACGAAAAAATTTAGGGTTTGTCTCCGATCGGAGGTGACGAGACGATGGCATCATCGTCAGCATGGATAAGGTCTCCACGCCTCACTGTCATTCTGGCGGTTCTTCTTTGTGGCATGTGGGAGAGTAGAACCAGATCAGCTTCTTTTGCTTTTCTTCTGCAGTTTTGTCTCGGTCGTGCTGTCCTGCGGAGTGGAGAACGTAGTTGTGCATCTTGGTCCTCCAGCTCCAGTGCTGACCGACAAAGGTTGGCTAGCCTTGGCTTCAGCAGGGAGCGTGTGAGATTTGTGTTCCCCGACTCTATGGCCGGGGCATGGGGCATTCTACAGGCCCTTTCCGGTGTGTCCTTCTCCACGTCAGTGATTTGCTGCGCAGATCGCAGCCGCCGGCGTCTTCTAGTCTACATCAACGACTTCCCGGCCGTTGCTTATACAAGCTTGTGGGCTTCAACAAGTTTGCTCCATTGAGACAGAAGCCCAGAGGCGGCAACAAACTTTGCTTAAGGCGCGCGGCCGATGgatgcaggaggaagaagactttggcAACCCCAGGGACCTGGATGGATATTTCAATTTGTTGAGAAGTGTTTTTGTAAGGGTCTGTTCAACTTAATATGTGGCCTTTGGCCTTTCCGGAAAAAACCCGTCAACTGTACCATGTGTCTCATTGCAAGAAACTAGCATCAATGCGTTATGCTACAAAATAAATAGTTATCTCGCATTTGCACATAGACTAGCAGTTTCACCAATTTGAATGGGTTCACTCGTACTGCAGAATCTCAGAAATTGTCTAACTTAATTCAGCTTGCACTCATGCATGATAGTAATATTAGGCACCAAGTCACAATCAGTATGACCACAGCAGCCAGCAGGTGGGTACACAGAATAGTGCAACAAAACATAAAATAACTAAAAGGACAAGGATGGCCAACATACTGGTAAGCGAAATATCTGGGTTTGCTCAGAGACAGATTTTCGCATTGCTTGTTTGATCCACCAGTGCGAATATGTAGAGAACCGAAAACCCTTTGATGCATCAAACTTTTCAGCACCTCTTATAAGGCCCTGCATTCCTTCCTGTAATGAAGACCTAGAACTAAAATATCCATGCTAAATACAGCATAGAAGTAACCATACTTATTAACCACAACAGCTAAAGAAAAGTCCATGTACCTGAATAAGATCATAAAGCTCCAACCCTGGACCTTCAAATTCTCTGGCAATAGAGATTACAAGTCGCACATTAGATGTTACCATTCTGTTTTTGCAATGAATACCATGATCAAGACGTTTCCGCAAAGTGTTCTCATCAGTTCCAGCTGCAGCTGCCCACTGTGGGAAGGTTGGTTGACCACCATTGTATTCTGCAAGCTCACCTTGAATTGCCTCCAGCTTCAAGAGATCCTGCACCAATTCAAGGTAATCTTGCATATTTAGCTCCAAAACTGGCTCTAAATGAAAAGAACAATACTACATTCACGTCAGCACTCCATCTCACTAGGATTTCGATTACTAGGTCCAGCAATATCTCGAGTACAAGCAACGCGGCATTGGTGTTCGTCGAGCTCTCGCCTAAACCCGCGCCTCTCTCCTTTGCTCTCGGTTTCTGGCCAGCAGTTTCACCACCGCCACCTACTCTCCAGCGCCACACACGCACTTAGTTCACCAGGTTGTGCACCAGCTCGGATGGTGCGTCGCTCCACTGAACGAGAACTTAAACAAGAGAATCGGCACTGCGGCGAAGAACTCATTGCCGGAGCACCTTCCCAGGGACCAGCGAATGAGCATCAGGTGAAGGCAACTGAGGTAATACTTGATAGTCCGGCTTTAGAACCTTGCGGAGGAAGGAAACCTGAAAACAGGATAAACTTTGGTTGACGCTGGCAGACCTAGCCAAGAGGCCACTTCGCTGACGCTCTCGAACACCTCCAAGGGACCGAAGAACTTGAAAACCAATTTGTAATTTGCTCGGGGAGTGACAGAGGCCTAAATATAGGGTTGGAGCTTCAAGAAGACCTCATCACCAACTGATAGGAGCTGGGATCCTACCAGGTCTAGCACGTAGGTTCTAGGGGTGGAAGGAGGGTTGGCGTGGAGGAAGGCGAGGCAGGCGGCGCTGGGGCGCCGTCGTCGCGAGcgagcgtgagagagagagagggcacagGGGGCgtcggctagggttaggtctcccggctcccttcaggaagccgagcaaatatgattgcttctgcTTAATCTCAAAACGGGTCCTTACATGAGTTTATATAATCCTCCTAATGatataattgggctaagcccctaacacGATAAGATAAGTTGGGCTAGGCCCCTAACTGCCTGCGCTGTGAGGCCTTCT
This window encodes:
- the LOC119295942 gene encoding RNA polymerase sigma factor sigB-like isoform X2 codes for the protein MACLAPHFKWAPSSFSTTHAYQHPSSSSSSSNSGRCSGRRTIRVQCAVTSAAAAVVDADHAASGPLHIVYSSPDSAPVLQRNFESTLASETVLNKEAVVTAAAAEAVALARAAAEAAQKVVHMVQKSSSQPVFRKKGEVENYLAKEILRTEMLSSRANEYSDGEPYGIPSDEAELDDDTQDADNIAVKSARQSERRARRTRATMKAATIVRSSPKLAASSKKKRSKGPSTMNPLGSLWKMTGRKLLTAKEEVELSNGIQDLLKLEAIQGELAEYNGGQPTFPQWAAAAGTDENTLRKRLDHGIHCKNRMVTSNVRLVISIAREFEGPGLELYDLIQGLIRGAEKFDASKGFRFSTYSHWWIKQAMRKSVSEQTQIFRLPAHMVEASYRVKECTKRLRRKLKRRPSNEEIAVDTGMPVKRVEAAVNLPKYSVSLDSKIGSTDMTYQEVTADPSAETAEEMLNRMSMKKDVHQALDTLSPRERQVVKLRFGIDDGRIRTLQEIGNIMGVSRERIRQIESGAFRKLRGKKKVKCLMDYLVPVGNW
- the LOC119295942 gene encoding RNA polymerase sigma factor sigB-like isoform X1; translation: MACLAPHFKWAPSSFSTTHAYQHPSSSSSSSNSGRCSGRRTIRVQCAVTSAAAAVVDADHAASGPLHIVYSSPDSAPVLQRNFESTLASETVLNKEAVVTAAAAEAVALARAAAEAAQKVVHMVQKSSSQPVFRKKGEVENYLAKEILRTEMLSSRANEYSDGEPYGIPSDEAELDDDTQDADNIAVKSARQSERRARRTRATMKAATIVRSSPKLAASSKKKRSKGPSTMNPLGSLWKMTGRKLLTAKEEVELSNGIQDLLKLEAIQGELAEYNGGQPTFPQWAAAAGTDENTLRKRLDHGIHCKNRMVTSNVRLVISIAREFEGPGLELYDLIQEGMQGLIRGAEKFDASKGFRFSTYSHWWIKQAMRKSVSEQTQIFRLPAHMVEASYRVKECTKRLRRKLKRRPSNEEIAVDTGMPVKRVEAAVNLPKYSVSLDSKIGSTDMTYQEVTADPSAETAEEMLNRMSMKKDVHQALDTLSPRERQVVKLRFGIDDGRIRTLQEIGNIMGVSRERIRQIESGAFRKLRGKKKVKCLMDYLVPVGNW